The stretch of DNA CTCACCGACCAACAAATTACAAAAATGCGGGAGATTAATCAGAACACCTATGAGCAAACCCGCGACCTGCGCATTAAAATGATGGACAGCAAGCATGAACTAAAACAGCTGCAGTTGCAGAAAAACCCGGACAAAGCCCAGGTAGATGCCAAAATCAAGGAAATAAACGACCTGCGTGCAAAAATCCACAGTATTTACCAGGAAAGCAGGCAGCAGTGCCAGTCTTTGCTCACCCCGGAGCAGCAGGCCAAGATAAGCGAGTTAAAAGGAAAAAAAGGCTATGGCTTCAGGGGCGGTCCGGGAGCAGCTAATACGCAGTAATTTATGGGGGTTAGTACAGAGAGGAGGTGAATTTTGCTGCCTCCTCTCCATCATAACTTGCCCGGAGGAATCCGGCCTTTATTGACGGAAGATGCTTTACTAAACTAAGTACCATAACCCGAAGGTGTGGCCATTTAACGTAAATAAAAAATAAAAAGGTAAAATGTACAGATAATAATTGACAACAGCATGGCCGGAAAAGCTATTTTAATATAACCTGCGAAGGTTATATGAATGCCTCTTTTTTCCGCCATCCCGGCGACCACTAAATTAGCCGAAGCGCCGATCAATGT from Desulfoscipio gibsoniae DSM 7213 encodes:
- a CDS encoding Spy/CpxP family protein refolding chaperone, with product MEKRIVLLTVCLFLVLGIVQVASAAGTVPDDGPRMLHSDKWINPVEALNLTDQQITKMREINQNTYEQTRDLRIKMMDSKHELKQLQLQKNPDKAQVDAKIKEINDLRAKIHSIYQESRQQCQSLLTPEQQAKISELKGKKGYGFRGGPGAANTQ